A DNA window from Micromonospora inyonensis contains the following coding sequences:
- a CDS encoding phage/plasmid primase, P4 family, translating into MSITQNGRLAVNEAAGEQVDETYDGGTTLDAALAMVDRGCYIFPVDHPELPKCVGVRTPDHDPDACTKRGKHPAVGKWSIESTAKVVDIAAHFAGTLRNYGIDCRASHLLVIDEDTPGAFQRYADEHGHTIPRTFTVATGRAGGGRHLYFRAPRGSKLGTARGALPAGVDVRGVGGYVVGPGSVHQSGAVYAPEDPAAPFAELPGWLADALTVKAAPPLSAVAAEPLAGPLPRRVAELLDADPGDRSERFHRIVRELAEAGLTQGQAVTVLTPWCERHSKYVGRVAAEVARSWGKPGRNTATGAERPATGGAADDLSDARMAETISTGVLGDRFCWTAALGWMEWDGQVWRRSNEAAVVEVVRQYVLDLFSREVQAGAAGERRKMLSGLLGRGRIGAIASLAKGILLQDAASFDQHPDLLNTPSGVVNLRTKQLMPHDPALLLTKMTAVAYRPNAVHPDWTTALQAIPGDVRDWYQVRVGQGITGHMTPDDVLVVNQGGGENGKTTVLGTASKVLGSYYVLVSDRVLLADAGAHPTELMELRGARLALVEETPEARRLSVGRLKKVVGTPEIEARYIRQDSVTFTATHSLFLSTNYRPVVEETDHGTWRRLALVRFPYRFVKREADLTGPDDRLGDPTLRERLMASEQAREAALAWMVEGAHRWYQAGRVMPEQPPRVVEATRAWRAESDLVLAYVDDRLVADRDSHVISTELLADFNEWLTARGHRAWADKMFTSRFGEHDELAKHRVEKRQMRDRTGLSRRPTETFNLNSAAIPARYTAWLGIRFATETDRAADLDESGDGDPVARVARQVPVNRDSYTRESSPDSALPPLPNQRASIEREAGSVPLWPEEPPACPDCGWPYDAAAHYQNCEATR; encoded by the coding sequence ATGAGCATCACGCAAAACGGCCGCCTCGCGGTGAACGAGGCGGCCGGCGAACAGGTTGACGAGACCTACGACGGGGGTACGACCCTCGACGCTGCGTTGGCCATGGTCGACCGAGGTTGCTACATCTTCCCCGTCGACCACCCCGAACTGCCCAAGTGCGTCGGAGTGCGCACGCCCGACCACGACCCCGACGCCTGCACCAAACGGGGCAAGCACCCGGCCGTGGGGAAGTGGTCGATCGAGTCCACCGCGAAGGTCGTCGACATCGCCGCGCACTTCGCCGGCACCCTCCGCAACTACGGCATCGACTGCCGCGCCTCGCACCTGCTCGTCATCGACGAAGACACACCCGGCGCGTTCCAGCGGTACGCCGACGAGCACGGCCACACGATCCCCCGCACCTTCACCGTGGCCACCGGCCGGGCGGGCGGGGGCCGGCACCTGTACTTCCGGGCCCCCCGAGGCAGCAAGCTCGGCACCGCCCGCGGTGCACTGCCCGCCGGGGTGGACGTACGCGGGGTGGGCGGCTACGTCGTCGGGCCCGGCAGCGTCCACCAGTCCGGCGCGGTCTACGCCCCCGAGGACCCGGCCGCGCCGTTCGCCGAGCTGCCCGGGTGGCTGGCCGACGCGCTCACCGTGAAGGCCGCGCCGCCGCTGTCGGCCGTCGCCGCCGAACCCCTCGCCGGCCCGCTGCCGCGCCGGGTCGCCGAGCTGCTCGACGCGGACCCCGGGGACCGGTCGGAACGGTTCCACCGGATCGTGCGGGAGCTCGCCGAGGCCGGACTCACCCAGGGCCAGGCCGTCACCGTCCTCACGCCCTGGTGCGAGCGGCACAGCAAGTACGTCGGCCGGGTCGCCGCCGAGGTCGCCCGGTCGTGGGGCAAGCCCGGTCGCAACACGGCCACGGGCGCCGAGCGGCCGGCAACCGGCGGGGCCGCCGACGACCTTTCTGACGCGCGGATGGCCGAAACCATCAGCACCGGAGTGCTCGGCGACCGGTTCTGCTGGACCGCCGCCCTCGGCTGGATGGAGTGGGACGGCCAGGTGTGGAGGCGCAGCAACGAAGCCGCCGTCGTCGAGGTCGTCCGGCAGTACGTGCTCGACCTGTTCAGCCGCGAAGTGCAGGCCGGAGCCGCCGGCGAGCGGCGCAAGATGCTATCCGGGCTGCTCGGCCGGGGCCGCATCGGTGCCATCGCCTCACTGGCCAAGGGCATTCTCCTCCAGGACGCGGCCAGCTTCGATCAGCACCCCGACCTGCTCAACACGCCCTCGGGTGTGGTCAACCTCCGCACCAAGCAGCTCATGCCGCACGACCCGGCACTGCTGCTCACGAAGATGACCGCCGTCGCCTACCGGCCCAACGCCGTGCACCCCGACTGGACGACCGCGCTACAGGCCATCCCTGGCGACGTGCGCGACTGGTACCAGGTGCGCGTCGGGCAGGGCATCACCGGCCACATGACGCCCGACGACGTGCTGGTCGTCAACCAGGGCGGCGGGGAGAACGGCAAGACCACCGTCCTCGGAACCGCGAGCAAGGTCCTTGGCAGCTACTACGTGCTCGTGTCCGACCGGGTGCTGCTGGCCGACGCGGGGGCGCACCCGACCGAACTGATGGAGCTGCGTGGCGCACGGCTGGCGCTGGTCGAGGAGACGCCCGAGGCGCGGCGGCTGTCCGTCGGCCGGCTCAAGAAGGTCGTCGGCACGCCGGAGATCGAGGCCAGGTACATCCGGCAGGACTCGGTCACGTTCACGGCCACGCACAGCCTGTTCCTGTCGACGAACTACCGGCCGGTGGTGGAAGAAACCGACCACGGGACGTGGCGGCGGCTGGCGCTGGTCCGGTTCCCGTACCGCTTCGTCAAGCGCGAGGCGGACCTCACCGGGCCCGACGACCGGCTCGGCGACCCGACGTTGCGTGAGCGGCTGATGGCCAGCGAGCAGGCCCGTGAGGCTGCCCTCGCATGGATGGTCGAGGGTGCCCACCGCTGGTATCAGGCGGGGCGGGTGATGCCGGAGCAGCCGCCGCGGGTCGTGGAGGCAACCCGCGCGTGGCGGGCCGAATCCGACCTGGTGCTGGCCTACGTCGACGATCGCCTGGTGGCCGACCGCGACAGCCACGTCATCTCCACAGAGCTGCTGGCCGACTTCAACGAGTGGTTGACCGCCCGGGGCCACCGCGCATGGGCGGACAAGATGTTCACCAGCCGCTTCGGAGAGCACGACGAGTTGGCCAAACACCGCGTCGAGAAGCGGCAGATGCGGGACCGGACAGGGCTCTCACGCCGTCCCACGGAGACGTTCAACCTCAACAGCGCAGCGATACCAGCCCGCTACACGGCGTGGTTGGGCATTCGGTTCGCCACCGAGACGGATCGAGCCGCTGACCTGGACGAAAGCGGCGACGGCGACCCGGTGGCAAGGGTGGCAAGGCAAGTTCCGGTGAACAGAGATTCCTATACGCGCGAGAGTTCACCAGACTCTGCCTTGCCACCCTTGCCAAATCAGCGGGCATCGATCGAGCGCGAGGCGGGGTCGGTCCCGCTGTGGCCCGAGGAACCGCCCGCCTGCCCCGACTGCGGCTGGCCGTACGACGCCGCCGCCCACTACCAGAACTGCGAGGCAACCCGATGA
- a CDS encoding FtsK/SpoIIIE domain-containing protein, which yields MTQQIPQQRDDRETVAIEATREGGPVDPPVTSTTFADITSRRDVRPILPAALRSRAGWVGLVVDTARLAVHASGFHAVRLPLYAGRAAMYAPRGLWRALYLPVRWASAEEGNWHLRQQAANRNDPQTWLALDERRMRHSSWRWPVVITLAFAVAVSGVTFAYFAPGGRWVIVGALFLLAGWMGRPADKPIVDRVTLGGTYVRLTADLTRAALVACGAGIKDPAAVTFPREIARDPAGRGHVAVISLPAGVVATDVIDRRDRLAAGFRLPVDQVWPDPVRGEHPGMLEIYVSDKPVSAMRQPPWPLLEEGTTDYFEPFPYGADVRLRPVTWSLAERNSLFGGVPGSGKSLAARNVLLGAVLDPLVIPVISELKGSGDYDCFEQLCPPGMYVCGADERSIARTLDIIEWLYGLCEERGPLVAKYARAGMNSVKKVNRAMAEHDERLRPVVAMFDEVQEFMSSKHGIKGPGAPMLLSTIKRARALGIHVIVATQRFDKDSLPKAISSLITNRAALAVPAQPETDMILGTSAYRTGARPTAFVPGEDSGWMVRAGFTAGYETVRAALVDDDQAAAVCARALALRSGVRPEPGPVRVHARNLLDDVRRVWDGSEPALWSELIVPRLRHLDPEVYGDLTVEIFGARMAAAGVPTADIGRRIDGKATTRKGVRLAALDARIKAAELESR from the coding sequence ATGACCCAGCAGATCCCCCAGCAGCGCGACGACCGGGAGACGGTGGCGATCGAGGCCACCCGGGAAGGCGGTCCCGTTGACCCGCCCGTCACCTCGACGACGTTCGCGGACATCACCAGCCGCCGCGACGTGCGGCCCATCCTGCCGGCGGCGTTGCGGTCCCGCGCCGGGTGGGTCGGCCTGGTCGTCGACACCGCCCGCCTGGCCGTGCACGCGTCCGGGTTCCACGCCGTCCGCCTGCCGCTGTACGCCGGCCGGGCCGCCATGTACGCCCCGCGCGGTCTGTGGCGGGCCCTATACCTGCCCGTGCGGTGGGCCAGCGCCGAGGAAGGGAACTGGCACCTTCGGCAGCAGGCCGCCAACCGCAACGACCCGCAAACCTGGTTGGCCCTCGACGAGCGGCGCATGCGGCACAGCTCGTGGCGGTGGCCGGTCGTGATCACCCTCGCCTTCGCGGTCGCAGTGTCCGGCGTGACGTTCGCGTACTTCGCGCCCGGCGGGCGGTGGGTGATCGTCGGCGCGCTGTTCCTACTCGCCGGATGGATGGGACGGCCCGCCGACAAGCCGATCGTCGACCGGGTCACGTTGGGCGGGACGTACGTGCGGCTCACCGCCGACCTGACCCGCGCCGCCCTCGTCGCGTGTGGGGCCGGCATCAAGGACCCCGCCGCGGTGACGTTCCCCCGCGAGATTGCCCGCGACCCCGCCGGACGTGGCCACGTGGCCGTGATCTCGCTGCCGGCCGGGGTGGTGGCCACCGACGTCATCGACCGCCGTGACCGGCTCGCCGCCGGGTTCCGGCTTCCCGTCGACCAGGTGTGGCCCGACCCGGTGCGCGGCGAGCACCCCGGCATGCTGGAAATCTACGTGTCCGACAAGCCGGTCAGCGCGATGCGGCAACCGCCGTGGCCGCTGCTGGAGGAGGGCACCACCGACTACTTCGAGCCGTTCCCCTACGGGGCCGACGTGCGGCTCCGCCCCGTCACCTGGTCACTGGCCGAACGGAACAGCCTGTTCGGTGGGGTGCCCGGCTCCGGCAAGTCCCTCGCCGCCCGCAACGTGCTGCTGGGTGCGGTGCTCGATCCGCTGGTCATCCCCGTCATCAGCGAGCTCAAAGGCTCCGGTGACTACGACTGCTTCGAACAGCTGTGCCCGCCCGGCATGTACGTGTGCGGCGCAGACGAACGGTCCATCGCCCGCACGTTGGACATCATCGAATGGCTGTACGGGCTGTGCGAGGAACGCGGCCCCCTGGTCGCCAAGTACGCCCGCGCCGGCATGAACAGCGTGAAGAAGGTCAACCGGGCCATGGCCGAACATGACGAACGGCTCCGCCCGGTGGTGGCGATGTTCGACGAGGTACAGGAGTTCATGTCGTCGAAGCACGGCATCAAGGGGCCGGGTGCGCCGATGCTGCTGTCCACCATCAAACGGGCCCGCGCCCTCGGCATTCACGTCATCGTCGCCACCCAACGCTTCGACAAGGACTCCTTGCCGAAAGCGATTTCCAGCCTGATCACCAACCGGGCCGCCCTCGCGGTCCCGGCGCAGCCGGAAACGGACATGATCCTCGGCACGTCGGCGTACCGCACCGGGGCCCGGCCGACGGCGTTCGTGCCCGGTGAGGACTCCGGTTGGATGGTCCGCGCCGGGTTCACCGCCGGCTACGAAACCGTCCGCGCCGCGCTCGTCGACGACGACCAGGCCGCCGCCGTCTGCGCTCGTGCCCTGGCGCTGCGCTCCGGTGTCCGCCCCGAGCCGGGTCCGGTCCGCGTGCACGCCCGGAACCTGCTCGACGACGTCCGTCGGGTGTGGGACGGCAGTGAGCCGGCCCTGTGGTCGGAGCTGATCGTGCCGCGGCTACGGCACCTCGACCCCGAGGTGTACGGGGACCTGACCGTCGAGATTTTCGGCGCTCGGATGGCCGCCGCCGGGGTGCCCACCGCCGACATCGGACGCCGCATCGACGGCAAGGCCACCACCCGCAAGGGCGTCCGCCTGGCGGCCCTCGACGCCCGGATCAAGGCCGCCGAACTCGAATCGCGCTAG
- a CDS encoding class I SAM-dependent methyltransferase, whose protein sequence is MAEPPTGASSGSAQAHGRRANRRSYHDGAQVNGYVDDPYHRVRRAVAARLMVDGVLGAGPVLELGSGPCSLVDPTELPVPLVVADMAEAALDAARRATAGRALPVCLDATRGLPFRTGSFAGLLTGELIEHVYDPVALLRECHRVLAPGGLLVLTTPNLATVQDRLAFLAGRAPRQVDPLHPYLWLHIRPFTASLLRRVLRRAGFAPLALRSNHVGWRLPGGRWVTSRLLARVAPGLGGSLICAARRLGDPPSRQDTGLRNNA, encoded by the coding sequence ATGGCCGAGCCACCGACCGGGGCCTCGTCGGGCAGCGCGCAGGCGCACGGCCGGCGTGCCAACCGGCGTAGCTACCACGACGGCGCGCAGGTCAACGGGTACGTCGACGACCCGTACCACCGGGTCCGCCGGGCGGTCGCGGCCCGGCTGATGGTCGACGGGGTCCTCGGCGCGGGGCCGGTGCTGGAGCTGGGCAGCGGACCGTGCAGCCTGGTCGACCCGACGGAACTGCCCGTGCCGCTCGTGGTGGCGGACATGGCCGAGGCCGCGCTGGACGCGGCCCGCCGGGCCACCGCCGGTCGGGCGCTGCCGGTCTGTCTGGACGCCACCCGTGGCCTGCCGTTTCGTACCGGCAGCTTCGCCGGGCTGCTGACCGGTGAGCTGATCGAGCACGTCTACGACCCGGTGGCGCTGCTGCGGGAGTGTCACCGGGTCCTCGCCCCGGGCGGGCTGCTGGTGCTCACCACCCCGAACCTGGCGACCGTCCAGGACCGGCTGGCGTTCCTCGCCGGCCGCGCGCCGCGCCAGGTGGATCCGCTGCACCCGTACCTCTGGCTGCACATCCGGCCGTTCACCGCGTCACTGCTGCGGCGGGTGCTGCGCCGGGCCGGGTTCGCGCCGCTGGCGCTACGGTCGAACCACGTCGGGTGGCGGCTGCCCGGCGGGCGCTGGGTGACCTCCCGGCTGCTCGCCCGGGTCGCGCCGGGGCTCGGCGGGTCGCTGATCTGCGCCGCCCGGCGGCTGGGCGACCCACCGTCGCGCCAGGACACGGGGCTGCGGAACAACGCGTGA
- a CDS encoding helix-turn-helix domain-containing protein: MATTDNRLYTIDEVCDLFRCGKSTIYKLMDSGELRSVKIGALRRIPVKAADEYLARQMGEAVTVDAA, encoded by the coding sequence GTGGCGACCACGGACAACCGGCTCTACACCATCGACGAGGTTTGCGACCTCTTCCGGTGCGGCAAGAGCACCATCTACAAGCTGATGGACTCCGGCGAACTCCGGTCAGTGAAGATCGGCGCGCTGAGGCGCATCCCCGTCAAGGCCGCCGACGAGTACCTGGCCCGGCAGATGGGCGAGGCGGTGACCGTCGATGCTGCCTGA
- a CDS encoding ABC transporter permease gives MTAPTINGTRYPQPVEDLLPAARKLADELGDVPSRNRLMREFRIGAPKADELRTRLIEEKAQEIGTQEYEEHLRRRLAEKFDYTPPDERPAEREPLPHLPGLDGLEMVRAAVDLADRRGATPTAEQLAEAFGIDVDRAGLLASLAEVARQRRAAGLPVDLGESTAEEPPVDPWDYAEPIGPESPAEYHERAREDIHGRLEEAKQAGRLTGFGIHPDRPGPTGADPTGDVPGYAPVGEPGTDAVDIPLDDDAPATPQPPQTAVQTAPDTRVRIDTDHAPEVTETESAAEPIEQVETVGHPGTKITSRTARPLPVWPVWLLMLPAFVAVWAGWVELGKLTGFGPVDLLPGFTRDNGEPLATLDTAITLPIGMETYAGYALYVWLSGRTTGRAKRFAMTSALIALTLGGGAQITYHLLTRPDTGAAPWQITTVVACLPVVVLGMGAALGHLVREETR, from the coding sequence GTGACCGCCCCGACGATCAACGGCACCCGCTACCCGCAGCCGGTGGAGGACCTGCTGCCGGCAGCCCGGAAGCTGGCCGACGAGCTGGGCGACGTGCCGTCGCGGAACCGGCTGATGCGGGAATTCCGGATCGGTGCGCCGAAGGCCGACGAGCTACGTACCCGGCTCATCGAGGAGAAGGCCCAGGAGATCGGCACCCAGGAGTACGAGGAGCACCTGCGCCGCCGGCTGGCCGAGAAGTTCGACTACACGCCGCCGGACGAGCGGCCCGCCGAGCGGGAGCCGCTGCCGCACCTTCCCGGGCTCGACGGCCTGGAGATGGTGCGCGCGGCCGTCGACCTGGCCGACCGGCGGGGAGCGACGCCAACCGCCGAGCAGCTCGCGGAGGCGTTCGGCATCGACGTCGACCGCGCGGGCCTGTTGGCCAGCCTGGCGGAGGTGGCCCGCCAGCGTCGCGCCGCTGGTCTCCCGGTCGACCTCGGCGAGTCGACCGCCGAGGAGCCGCCGGTGGACCCGTGGGACTACGCGGAGCCGATCGGCCCGGAGTCGCCCGCGGAGTACCACGAGCGGGCGCGGGAGGACATCCACGGGAGGCTGGAGGAGGCCAAGCAGGCGGGCCGGCTGACCGGGTTCGGCATCCACCCGGACCGCCCCGGACCGACCGGGGCGGACCCGACCGGCGACGTACCCGGGTACGCCCCGGTGGGCGAGCCGGGTACGGACGCGGTCGACATCCCCCTCGACGACGACGCCCCGGCCACCCCGCAGCCGCCGCAGACCGCCGTCCAGACCGCCCCGGACACCCGGGTACGTATCGACACCGACCACGCTCCGGAGGTCACCGAAACGGAATCCGCCGCTGAGCCGATCGAGCAGGTGGAGACGGTCGGACACCCGGGTACGAAGATCACGAGCCGGACCGCTCGGCCGCTCCCGGTGTGGCCGGTGTGGCTGCTGATGCTGCCCGCGTTCGTCGCGGTGTGGGCCGGGTGGGTGGAGCTGGGCAAGCTCACCGGGTTCGGCCCGGTGGACCTGCTGCCCGGGTTCACCCGGGACAATGGCGAACCGCTGGCCACCCTGGACACGGCGATCACCCTGCCGATCGGCATGGAAACCTACGCCGGGTACGCCCTGTACGTGTGGCTGTCCGGGCGGACCACCGGCCGCGCCAAGCGGTTCGCCATGACGTCCGCGCTGATCGCGCTCACCCTGGGCGGCGGCGCGCAAATCACCTACCACCTGCTCACCAGGCCGGACACCGGTGCCGCCCCGTGGCAGATCACCACCGTCGTCGCCTGCCTGCCCGTGGTGGTGCTCGGCATGGGTGCCGCCTTGGGCCACCTCGTCCGTGAGGAGACCCGATGA
- a CDS encoding inositol monophosphatase family protein, with protein sequence MEPSRRGPDLRDAHRFAVETAQAAGRLLRRGARGDMRARAKNDSGDLVTDLDLAAERLIVDRIRARWPEHGVIAEEGGEYAAGDSWAWLVDPLDGTNNVAIGLPTYVVGIALCDRGSPVLGVVHDPVAGRTWSAVRGQGALVHVDGLAGQPLRTPHRPVPAAPVLAWTQGHEVRRDDSTARALKVVLDSTARRVLQLWAPLLSWVMLARGDIDGIVGYRPEAVDLPAGMLVAAEAGMVVRALDGGCFDDRYGCPADRRSFVAGPPETIDRLVKLVTVAQWIEPQVRHLTPISLATVGW encoded by the coding sequence GTGGAGCCGAGCAGACGCGGGCCGGACCTGCGGGACGCGCACCGGTTCGCGGTGGAAACCGCCCAGGCCGCCGGGCGGCTGTTGCGCCGGGGCGCCCGGGGCGACATGCGCGCCCGGGCCAAGAACGACTCCGGTGACCTGGTCACCGACCTGGACCTGGCCGCCGAACGGCTGATCGTCGACCGGATCCGGGCCCGCTGGCCGGAGCATGGCGTGATCGCCGAGGAGGGCGGCGAGTACGCCGCCGGCGACTCCTGGGCGTGGCTGGTCGACCCGCTCGACGGCACCAACAACGTGGCGATCGGGCTGCCCACGTACGTGGTCGGGATCGCGCTCTGCGACCGGGGCTCGCCGGTGCTCGGGGTGGTGCACGACCCGGTCGCCGGCCGGACCTGGTCGGCCGTCCGTGGCCAGGGCGCTCTCGTGCACGTGGACGGCCTGGCCGGCCAGCCGCTGCGTACGCCGCACCGGCCGGTGCCGGCCGCGCCGGTGCTGGCCTGGACCCAGGGACACGAGGTACGCCGGGACGACAGCACCGCCCGTGCCCTCAAGGTGGTGCTCGACTCCACCGCGCGGCGTGTGCTGCAACTGTGGGCGCCCCTGCTGTCCTGGGTGATGCTGGCCCGTGGCGACATCGACGGCATCGTCGGCTACCGCCCGGAGGCGGTCGACCTGCCGGCCGGGATGCTGGTGGCCGCCGAGGCCGGCATGGTGGTCCGGGCCCTCGACGGTGGTTGCTTCGACGACCGGTACGGGTGCCCGGCTGACCGGCGCAGCTTCGTCGCCGGCCCGCCGGAGACGATCGACCGGCTGGTCAAGCTGGTCACCGTGGCACAGTGGATCGAGCCGCAGGTCCGCCACCTCACGCCGATCAGCCTGGCCACCGTCGGCTGGTGA
- a CDS encoding helix-turn-helix domain-containing protein, translated as MDVVSTDEVPPAERFTYWREVISKLSVPYDLRCDPRVANRFWAHAGFSSFGPVRVALATVMPHSLHRTPKLIRQADPEVFEVVCTIRGGGTVTQDGRSADVGGGDLVLLDPSRPYRIEPAPHIPRSRVLLLHTPRSLLLLPRKDMRRLTAVRIPGDQGVGALTSQFLLHLAERMPELGPSDALRLSTLTLEVLGTALAHALETEHVLPPPTRQRALTAQIRAFIRTHLGDTRLTPDAIASAHHVSLRYLHKLFRQDGRTVAGYIREQRLEQCRRDLGDPRLCARSIQAIAARWGFTSPAHFSQAFRSAYGLSPRQFRQQTMRVHAD; from the coding sequence ATGGACGTGGTCAGCACCGACGAGGTCCCCCCGGCGGAACGGTTCACCTACTGGCGCGAGGTGATCTCGAAGCTCTCCGTGCCCTATGACCTGCGCTGCGACCCACGTGTGGCGAACCGGTTCTGGGCGCATGCCGGCTTCAGCTCGTTCGGCCCGGTACGGGTGGCCCTGGCGACCGTGATGCCGCACTCGCTCCACCGCACGCCCAAGCTCATCCGCCAGGCCGATCCGGAGGTGTTCGAGGTCGTCTGCACCATCCGCGGCGGCGGCACGGTGACACAGGACGGCCGAAGCGCGGACGTGGGCGGCGGGGACCTGGTTCTCCTCGACCCCTCGCGTCCGTACCGCATCGAGCCCGCACCGCACATTCCGCGCAGCCGCGTCCTGCTCCTGCACACCCCGCGCTCGCTCCTGCTGCTCCCCCGGAAGGACATGCGGAGACTGACCGCGGTGCGCATCCCGGGTGATCAGGGCGTCGGCGCGCTGACGTCGCAGTTCCTCCTGCACCTCGCGGAGCGCATGCCCGAGCTGGGTCCCTCGGACGCCCTGCGGCTGTCCACCCTCACCCTCGAGGTGCTCGGCACCGCGCTCGCCCACGCGCTGGAAACCGAGCACGTGCTGCCGCCCCCCACACGGCAGCGCGCACTGACGGCGCAGATCAGGGCCTTCATCCGGACCCACCTGGGTGACACGCGGCTCACTCCGGACGCGATCGCCTCCGCGCACCACGTCTCTCTGCGCTACCTGCACAAGCTGTTCCGGCAGGACGGGCGGACCGTCGCCGGCTACATCCGCGAGCAACGTCTGGAGCAGTGCCGGCGCGACCTCGGCGACCCCCGCCTGTGTGCCCGCTCCATCCAGGCGATCGCGGCCCGGTGGGGGTTCACCAGCCCCGCGCACTTCAGCCAGGCGTTCCGCAGCGCCTACGGCCTCTCCCCGCGCCAGTTCCGCCAGCAGACCATGAGAGTGCACGCAGACTGA
- a CDS encoding recombinase family protein, with protein sequence MKALIYVRQSQDRSGEELGIARQLADARQLAKLRGWEVIRELPENDTSASGKRQRPQFEAVLAAIEAQEVGAVIAWDMTRLSRNRRDTVRLLEAGERAKITLAFVRGTDLDLSTPAGGLIADILAGVARNEIAVKSDRQRRAALQAAEQGRWVGGRRPFGYEADGCTIREAEAAALRDAYAAVLTGVSLGGVARDWNTRGLHTPQGKRDGSPSLWTSQTVRPTLLNPRYAGLRARGRGKSQQVMAAAEWQAIVPESTWRAAVAVIADPARANPPRGGRSLLTGLAFCGVCGEDTPATVHAGAAPSRKGREGYRTYRCRAAYGHVGRAAEPVDEFVTAVALERLSRPDARDLLIDRDRADVEQLRTEAIALRGRRKALLGLVEDGTYTDAEIRDRAGRLAEKIAAVEAKLADAGRVDILGPLIDADDIRAAWDALDVERQRAVIDTLMTVRLHPPGRGTRTFRPETVEIEWKH encoded by the coding sequence GTGAAGGCCCTGATCTACGTTCGACAGTCGCAGGATCGGTCCGGCGAAGAGCTTGGCATCGCCCGCCAACTCGCGGACGCCCGCCAACTCGCCAAGCTGCGCGGATGGGAGGTGATCCGTGAGCTGCCGGAGAACGACACCAGTGCATCGGGCAAGCGGCAGCGGCCCCAGTTCGAAGCTGTCCTAGCCGCCATCGAGGCGCAAGAAGTCGGGGCCGTCATCGCGTGGGACATGACCCGGCTGAGCCGGAACCGGCGCGATACGGTCCGTCTACTGGAGGCCGGAGAGCGCGCGAAGATCACCCTCGCTTTCGTTCGTGGCACGGACCTCGACCTGTCGACCCCGGCCGGCGGACTCATCGCCGACATCCTCGCCGGCGTGGCGCGCAACGAGATCGCGGTGAAGTCCGACCGGCAGCGGCGGGCCGCGCTGCAAGCCGCGGAGCAGGGACGATGGGTAGGTGGCCGCCGGCCTTTCGGATACGAGGCCGATGGGTGCACGATCCGTGAGGCAGAGGCGGCGGCCCTCCGCGACGCCTACGCGGCCGTGCTCACCGGGGTATCACTCGGCGGCGTCGCCCGCGACTGGAACACCCGCGGCCTCCACACGCCCCAGGGCAAGCGCGACGGGAGCCCGTCGCTCTGGACGTCACAGACCGTCCGTCCGACCCTGCTGAACCCTCGGTACGCCGGTCTGCGCGCCCGTGGGCGCGGTAAGAGCCAGCAGGTGATGGCCGCCGCCGAGTGGCAGGCAATCGTGCCCGAGTCGACCTGGCGGGCCGCCGTCGCGGTGATCGCCGACCCTGCACGTGCCAACCCGCCGCGTGGCGGTCGGTCCCTGCTCACCGGCCTCGCCTTCTGCGGCGTCTGCGGTGAGGACACCCCGGCCACCGTGCACGCCGGCGCGGCGCCGAGCCGGAAGGGCCGAGAGGGCTACCGGACGTACCGGTGCCGAGCCGCGTACGGACACGTCGGGCGGGCCGCCGAGCCGGTCGACGAGTTCGTCACCGCCGTTGCCCTGGAGCGTCTCAGTCGGCCGGACGCCCGGGACCTCCTGATCGACCGCGACCGAGCCGACGTTGAGCAGCTCCGCACCGAAGCAATTGCCCTGCGCGGTCGACGAAAGGCGCTGCTCGGCTTGGTCGAAGACGGCACCTACACCGACGCTGAGATACGCGACCGGGCGGGCCGACTCGCCGAGAAGATCGCGGCGGTAGAGGCGAAGCTGGCCGACGCCGGACGAGTCGACATCCTCGGCCCGCTCATCGACGCCGACGACATCCGCGCAGCCTGGGATGCCCTTGATGTCGAACGGCAGCGCGCCGTGATCGACACGCTCATGACCGTTCGCCTGCACCCTCCTGGGCGCGGTACACGAACGTTCCGACCGGAAACGGTCGAGATCGAATGGAAGCACTGA